One genomic window of Tenacibaculum tangerinum includes the following:
- a CDS encoding efflux RND transporter permease subunit, whose protein sequence is MVKFLINRPVAVFMASLAFLLLGMVAAAKIPTSLMPDIPIPEITVQVSYPNNTARELETNIVRPLRNQLLQVGNLKDISSETRDGFAALKLSFEYGTNTNLAFVETNEKVDASLNYLPRDLERPKVIKASVTDIPIVNLTVSLKDDFSSEKFLELSDFTETVLKKRIEQLPDIALADISGLTKPEIVVTPDIQKLQSLGLDSNELINAIKRNNFELGNLLVQNGIYQYNFKFANPLKNKKDIQNIYLNIHNKLFQISDLASVKLQAEQNKGLIYVNGKRAIVLAVIKQADARVYELKESLDKVTQSLVEDYPNLEFTTNQDQTKLLQLSIDNLKSSLWLGSFLAILIMFFFLQDVKSPLIIAISIPVSLIVSIFFMYLFGLSINIISLSGLILGVGMMIDNAIIVIDNITQKLEEGSNLANACVRGTNEIITPLISSVLTTCSVFLPLLFLSGITGALFYDQALAVAIGLFSSLLVSIVLIPVIYNQLNKKTFKFEKWLQLKVQTQHIENWYEKGYDFFFKRKSILYGISTFFALLAVLFLLLMPYSQLPELNQNEVILNIDWNENITVEENQKRIASLFSEETNLQTVFSKVGEQQFLLQQENTKSFSEAAIYLKTNTIDEIEKLKNNLQGNINRVFKSATFSFEEPKNIFQYLFGNRKSALIAQVFSRSSLEVPPEESLPRIQRLLKKVSTTEIPLKQTAFIEVLHEKILLYDVSYDDLLHELKSTFNQNFVDNLKTAQKFIPIKLNYQQETFETMITDLFVKNKNNELIAVRNLIKTYPAQQYKTITANRSGEYLAFDVHTNKNIENKINEIQNVFKKQKDYNVRFDGSFFDIKALGNELLVVVLVAILLLYFIMAAQFESLWQPIIILLEIPIDIGGALLLLWLFGGTINVMSAIGIVVMSGVIINDSILKLHTINLLRKEGKSTHEAIKLGGKLRLKPILMTSLTTILALLPFLFIDGLGAELQKPLALTVIGGMLIGTFISLYFIPLMYALLSKKEVYEKST, encoded by the coding sequence ATGGTTAAATTTCTAATAAACCGTCCTGTTGCCGTTTTTATGGCAAGCTTAGCATTTTTGTTACTAGGTATGGTAGCTGCTGCTAAAATACCTACTTCACTAATGCCTGACATTCCCATACCTGAAATTACGGTGCAAGTTAGTTACCCTAACAATACGGCAAGAGAATTAGAAACCAACATAGTTCGTCCGTTACGAAACCAACTACTGCAAGTTGGTAATTTGAAAGATATTTCATCAGAAACTCGAGACGGTTTTGCTGCCTTAAAACTATCTTTTGAATACGGTACCAATACCAATTTAGCCTTCGTAGAAACCAATGAGAAAGTAGATGCTTCGTTAAACTATTTACCAAGAGATTTAGAACGACCAAAGGTAATCAAGGCATCGGTAACTGATATTCCTATTGTAAACTTAACTGTTTCTTTGAAAGACGATTTTTCATCAGAAAAGTTTTTAGAGTTAAGTGATTTTACAGAAACTGTTTTAAAAAAACGTATTGAGCAATTGCCCGATATAGCTCTAGCAGATATTAGTGGATTAACTAAACCCGAAATTGTAGTAACTCCTGATATCCAAAAGTTACAAAGTTTAGGCTTGGATAGTAACGAGCTTATCAATGCTATTAAACGAAATAATTTCGAATTGGGAAATCTGTTAGTGCAAAATGGAATTTACCAATACAATTTTAAGTTTGCAAATCCTTTAAAAAATAAAAAAGATATTCAAAATATTTACTTGAACATTCATAATAAATTATTTCAAATAAGCGATTTAGCAAGTGTCAAACTACAAGCAGAACAAAACAAAGGTCTAATTTATGTAAATGGTAAAAGGGCCATTGTACTAGCAGTCATAAAACAAGCAGATGCACGAGTATATGAACTCAAAGAATCACTTGATAAAGTAACACAATCTCTTGTGGAAGATTACCCTAATTTGGAGTTCACGACCAATCAAGATCAAACAAAACTGTTACAGCTTTCAATAGATAATTTAAAGTCTAGTTTATGGCTGGGTAGCTTTTTAGCAATACTAATAATGTTTTTCTTTTTACAAGATGTAAAGTCTCCTTTAATTATTGCCATAAGTATTCCTGTGTCTTTAATAGTCAGCATCTTTTTTATGTATTTATTTGGGTTGTCTATTAACATTATTTCACTTTCAGGACTTATTTTAGGGGTGGGAATGATGATTGATAACGCCATTATTGTTATTGATAATATTACCCAAAAATTAGAAGAGGGAAGCAATTTGGCGAATGCTTGTGTACGAGGAACAAATGAAATTATTACACCGCTAATAAGTTCTGTATTAACCACTTGCTCTGTATTTTTGCCTTTGCTTTTTTTAAGTGGAATAACAGGAGCATTGTTTTATGATCAAGCACTAGCCGTTGCTATTGGATTATTTTCATCTTTGTTAGTATCGATTGTGTTAATACCGGTAATATATAATCAATTAAATAAAAAAACGTTCAAGTTTGAAAAATGGTTGCAACTCAAAGTACAGACTCAACACATAGAAAATTGGTATGAAAAAGGGTATGATTTTTTCTTTAAAAGGAAAAGTATTTTATACGGTATTTCTACGTTTTTTGCACTTTTAGCAGTTTTGTTTTTACTACTAATGCCATACTCTCAATTACCAGAGCTTAATCAAAATGAAGTGATTTTGAATATAGATTGGAATGAAAATATTACAGTTGAAGAAAACCAAAAAAGAATAGCCAGTTTATTTAGTGAAGAAACCAATTTACAAACAGTGTTTTCAAAAGTGGGAGAACAACAATTTTTATTACAACAAGAAAATACTAAAAGTTTTTCAGAAGCAGCGATATATCTCAAAACAAATACCATTGATGAAATTGAAAAATTGAAGAATAATTTACAAGGCAATATTAATAGAGTATTTAAGAGTGCTACTTTTAGCTTTGAAGAACCTAAAAATATATTTCAATATTTATTTGGGAATCGAAAGAGTGCGTTAATTGCCCAAGTTTTTTCGAGAAGTTCTTTAGAGGTACCACCAGAAGAAAGTTTACCCAGAATTCAAAGGTTACTGAAAAAAGTCTCAACAACTGAAATACCCCTTAAACAAACAGCTTTTATTGAGGTATTACATGAAAAAATATTGTTGTATGATGTTTCTTATGATGACTTGTTACATGAATTAAAATCTACTTTCAACCAAAATTTTGTTGATAACCTAAAAACAGCTCAAAAGTTTATCCCAATTAAACTCAATTACCAACAGGAAACTTTTGAAACAATGATTACCGATTTATTTGTGAAGAATAAAAACAACGAATTAATAGCTGTTCGTAATTTAATTAAAACCTATCCTGCACAACAGTATAAAACCATAACAGCCAATAGAAGTGGAGAATATTTAGCTTTTGATGTACATACAAATAAGAATATTGAAAATAAAATAAATGAAATTCAAAATGTATTTAAGAAGCAAAAGGATTATAATGTTCGGTTTGATGGGAGTTTTTTTGATATAAAAGCATTGGGAAATGAATTATTAGTTGTTGTTTTAGTAGCGATATTATTACTATATTTTATCATGGCCGCTCAATTTGAATCGTTATGGCAACCCATAATAATTTTATTAGAAATACCCATTGATATTGGAGGAGCATTATTATTACTTTGGCTTTTTGGAGGAACTATTAATGTAATGTCAGCTATTGGAATTGTAGTAATGAGTGGTGTAATTATAAATGATAGTATTTTAAAACTACATACCATAAATTTACTAAGAAAAGAAGGGAAATCGACACATGAAGCTATTAAGTTAGGAGGTAAATTGCGTTTAAAACCTATTTTAATGACCTCATTAACTACTATTTTAGCATTATTACCCTTTCTATTCATAGATGGTTTAGGGGCAGAATTACAAAAGCCTTTGGCTTTAACTGTAATAGGAGGAATGCTAATAGGAACTTTTATAAGTTTGTACTTTATTCCTTTAATGTATGCACTATTAAGTAAAAAAGAAGTATATGAAAAGTCAACTTAA
- a CDS encoding efflux RND transporter periplasmic adaptor subunit produces the protein MKAKITSENTGLLDGMNAKILINRPLENVILIPKEALVLRTNREVVFTKENDLAKWNYVEIAGENKDSYAIKKGLKLTDTIIVSGNLNLAHDAKVNATFVKDDTTESK, from the coding sequence ATGAAAGCTAAAATAACTTCTGAAAATACAGGTTTGTTGGATGGAATGAATGCTAAAATTCTGATAAATAGACCTCTTGAAAATGTGATTCTTATTCCAAAAGAGGCGTTAGTCCTCCGCACAAATAGAGAGGTAGTATTTACCAAAGAAAATGATTTGGCAAAATGGAATTATGTAGAAATAGCTGGAGAAAATAAAGATAGTTATGCGATAAAAAAGGGGCTGAAATTGACGGATACCATCATTGTTTCAGGAAACTTAAATTTAGCACATGATGCTAAAGTGAATGCTACTTTTGTAAAAGATGATACCACAGAAAGTAAGTAA
- a CDS encoding efflux RND transporter periplasmic adaptor subunit: protein MLRVILLFFVVLLVSCQNEKKPSEEESQTTVSTEGVYVTVLPINTDTFNQQLIVNGKIHAIQKAELRFKTSNQLATVNVRNGEKVKHGRVIASLENELLKNEVQKAEIDVQKSENKLSEEKINYDSEKLPEKVLANLKVKSGVVESKNNLEKARIQYSQTFLKAPFTGVVANVEKK from the coding sequence ATGTTAAGAGTTATATTACTGTTTTTTGTAGTGCTTTTAGTTTCTTGCCAAAATGAAAAAAAGCCTAGTGAAGAAGAATCACAAACTACCGTAAGTACAGAAGGGGTCTATGTAACCGTACTACCTATAAACACAGACACTTTTAATCAACAGCTTATTGTAAATGGTAAAATCCATGCTATTCAGAAAGCAGAATTGCGATTTAAAACATCCAACCAATTAGCAACAGTAAACGTACGTAATGGAGAAAAAGTTAAGCATGGTCGGGTAATCGCTTCTCTAGAAAATGAATTGTTAAAGAATGAGGTTCAAAAGGCAGAGATAGATGTGCAGAAGTCTGAAAATAAACTGAGTGAAGAAAAAATAAATTATGATTCAGAAAAATTACCTGAAAAAGTACTTGCTAATTTGAAAGTAAAGAGTGGTGTGGTTGAATCAAAAAATAATCTCGAAAAAGCAAGGATTCAATACAGTCAAACTTTTTTAAAAGCACCCTTTACAGGAGTGGTAGCCAATGTAGAAAAAAAATAG
- a CDS encoding DUF4221 family protein translates to MNDDLEYGNKENVNWNNINSYSLSNSDYTAVIKDSYRNLYYRIVYLRPSLEDVKKGKRVPDFSVIVINENLDIIVEKKFNSTIYSHTIIIPNEKGLAIARKDLYNLNDNKLTFSFFNIKK, encoded by the coding sequence ATGAATGATGATTTGGAGTATGGAAACAAAGAAAACGTAAATTGGAATAATATTAATTCTTATAGTCTTTCCAATTCTGATTACACAGCTGTAATTAAAGACAGTTACAGGAATTTGTATTACAGAATTGTTTACTTAAGACCTTCATTAGAGGATGTTAAAAAAGGGAAAAGAGTTCCTGACTTTTCTGTGATTGTAATAAATGAAAATTTGGATATCATAGTCGAAAAAAAATTTAATTCTACCATATATTCCCACACTATTATTATACCAAATGAGAAAGGGCTAGCCATTGCAAGGAAAGATTTATATAACTTAAATGATAATAAACTGACATTCAGTTTCTTTAATATAAAAAAATGA
- a CDS encoding 6-bladed beta-propeller: MFKKIIYSFFLILLFSSCKEEKKGRDSQFDWLDRKAISNKNIPINNDNQVQLNVEQYVEQKLKISDVISNFSFLSLKENINKIGNIDKILFNDDYVFLLDKYTTESLHLFDRKNGEQIIVFNEHGRGPTEFTSIYDFDVDYKNKEIYIFDGENLKCLKYSFDGRFIISERLPFRIGNIRKLRTGGFVNFPQHAPNFHFGDFFSDKDIIVTDSLLVPKYGGFTFNQNAVINDFYSRDYFGFNNDTLSYFPRFKNQIYELNRKEKGYEFISLVKFDLGNYEIPNEDFVMEASKFISNRRKDNKLFSNGNHFVSNNWIGTSFRNFGGIDFSVFYDRRSERVFAGTGFEFDFKGLPFFGFPTAINKNECVTVIDNSLIHQYKNISDKNKQYYIDNQVWSHEMDSLMLNIEDTESPVLLFYNLK, encoded by the coding sequence ATGTTTAAAAAAATTATATATTCATTTTTTTTAATCCTTTTGTTTTCTAGTTGTAAAGAGGAAAAAAAAGGACGTGATTCGCAATTTGATTGGTTGGATAGAAAAGCGATATCTAATAAAAATATACCAATTAATAATGATAATCAGGTACAACTAAATGTTGAGCAATATGTAGAACAAAAATTAAAAATTTCAGATGTTATTTCTAATTTTTCTTTTCTAAGCTTAAAGGAAAACATTAATAAAATTGGAAATATAGATAAGATTTTATTTAATGACGATTATGTTTTTCTTCTAGATAAATACACAACAGAATCATTACACTTGTTTGATAGGAAAAATGGAGAACAAATTATTGTTTTTAATGAGCATGGAAGAGGTCCAACTGAGTTCACCTCCATTTATGATTTTGATGTAGATTATAAAAATAAAGAAATCTATATTTTTGATGGAGAGAATCTTAAGTGTTTGAAATATAGCTTTGATGGGCGATTTATTATTTCAGAAAGATTACCTTTTCGTATTGGGAATATTAGAAAGTTAAGAACAGGTGGGTTTGTAAACTTTCCTCAGCATGCACCAAATTTTCACTTTGGAGATTTTTTCTCCGATAAAGATATTATTGTAACCGACAGTTTGTTAGTTCCTAAATATGGAGGGTTTACTTTTAATCAGAATGCAGTTATAAACGATTTTTACAGTAGGGATTATTTTGGTTTTAACAATGATACATTATCTTACTTTCCGAGATTTAAAAATCAAATCTACGAATTGAATAGAAAAGAAAAAGGTTATGAATTTATATCATTAGTAAAATTCGATTTAGGTAATTACGAAATTCCTAACGAAGACTTTGTTATGGAAGCCTCTAAGTTTATTAGTAATCGTAGAAAAGATAATAAGCTATTTTCAAACGGAAACCATTTTGTATCAAATAATTGGATTGGTACTTCTTTTAGAAACTTTGGAGGAATTGATTTTTCTGTTTTTTATGATCGAAGGAGTGAAAGAGTTTTTGCTGGAACTGGTTTTGAATTTGATTTTAAAGGTTTGCCTTTTTTCGGATTTCCAACAGCAATAAATAAAAATGAGTGTGTAACTGTAATAGATAATTCGTTAATTCATCAGTATAAAAATATTAGTGATAAAAACAAACAGTATTATATAGATAACCAAGTTTGGTCTCATGAGATGGACTCATTAATGTTAAATATAGAGGATACAGAATCTCCAGTTTTACTTTTTTATAATTTGAAATAG